The following are encoded together in the Hoplias malabaricus isolate fHopMal1 chromosome 3, fHopMal1.hap1, whole genome shotgun sequence genome:
- the ep300a gene encoding histone acetyltransferase p300 isoform X4, which translates to MAENVLDSGPPSAKRPKLSSPALSVSASDGNDFGSLLDLEHDLPDELISSSELGLANGGDLGQLQSTLGGGAAGGMHGGVGGQDAAAKHKQLSELLRSGAPPVGPQQQGSSPAGASVGLLASLNTSQGAQSMVPQGQQHLSPQQANLMQQQQMAGMVGSMNRTMLGPQKGNGQQQPGGPMPQQQGMMGSQLMNGSPRMGYPNPSMGSSNNLLAESLQQQAAGSQGGLRTQQPGALNKMGIIGGAGPYGGPYSQNTGQGLGGAGLAPQLMNKPGMPNSLAQFNMDKKPQPIPGMPTMAPQQSPAGGAGPGSQAVMVPNAQAGLGPASVAGVPPTADPEKRKLIQQQLVLLLHAHKCQRREQANGEVRQCNLPHCRTMKNVLNHMTHCQAGKSCQVAHCASSRQIISHWKNCTRHDCPVCLPLKNAGDKRNQQSLLGSTSVGLGTALGTNPGPHSAPNLNTPGPIDPSSIERAYAALGLTYQGNQAPSQPSQQTPRQLTMGGNPIGVNGAVGVQSQNQQSNLLQDTMLHLNMNSQNLINDNSGMGNVGSMPVATPAAGPGMRKGWHEDITQDLRNHLVHKLVQAIFPTPDPAALKDRRMENLVAYARKVEGDMYESANNRAEYYHLLAEKIYKIQKELEEKRRTRLQKQGMMSAQSVMPPTGMPQGSPGMVQPPGPPTGLPPNGPLSDPSIVRPSGPTQMGSRMQNPAGMNPFNQMPAMNQRSTPPLSSLNQMNMGPSRMAPPNVGQMQNQYLPGQFPGSSPILGSGPVGMAQPGTQGGMAQQGPMSNPPSLPASSPLAQSVSAGGVGGAGSVGSLGPNSVVGVPPLPTPSQSMNLPHCPPVRQSSPSPARSRTPTPHLTPPPSLTGSQTPQPHTPSLPLLAPGAGQQQLPQPAISDKAIQHQQQPLGGTSSATPNPVLVPQHPPTPLSQKGSLSVDGQATTPASVSSADASSQQIPSDGTAPLQPKKEVKQAEEEENEEEGDESMKGGRTGKKGDIKTEEKAEMEEPSDEGSKCALMETSTESGEDRKPMIKTEPKEDVGSGSTGTQCSHTGTPNKKKIFKPEELRQALMPTLESLYRQDPESLPFRQPVDPSLLGIPDYFDIVKNPMDLSTIKRKLDTGQYQEPWQYVDDIWLMFNNAWLYNRKTSRVYKYCSKLAEVFEQEIDPVMRSLGYCCGRKLEFSPQTLCCYGKQLCTIPRDAAYFSYQNRYHFCEKCFNEIQGESVSLGDDPTQPQASINKEQFEKKKNDTLDPELFVECMDCGRKMHQICVLHNDTIWPSGFVCNGCLKKSNKNRKENKYAAKRLPQTKLGIFLETRVNDFLKRQSHPESGDITIRVVHVSDKVVEVKPGMKSRFVDSGEMAESFPYRSKALFAFEDIDGADVCFFGMHVQEYGSDCPPPNQRRVYISYLDSVHFFQPRCFRTAVYHEILIGYLEYAKRLGFTTGHIWACPPSEGDDYIFHCHPADQKIPKPKRLQEWYKKMLDKAVAERIIHDYKDIFKQATEDRLTSAKELPYFEGDFWPNVLEESIKELEQEEEERKREENSTSSESVDITKGDSKNAKKKNNKKTSKNKSSLSRANKKKPGMPNVSNDLSQKLYATMEKHKEVFFVIRLIAGPNSNALPPIIDPDPLMACDLMDGRDAFLTLARDKHLEFSSLRRSKWSSMCMLVELHNQSQDRFVYTCNECKHHVETRFHCTVCEDYDLCITCYKTKGHEHKMEKLGLGLDDESNNQAASSMQSPGDSRRLSIQRCIQSLVHACQCRNANCSLPSCQKMKRVVQHTKGCKRKTNGGCPICKQLIALCCYHAKHCQENKCPVPFCLNIKQKLRQQQLQHRVQQAQMLRRRMASMQRTGQPPIGGNGSLPSPGNNGNTGPGTPTPNSQPPTPQTPTPQCPPPVPQAGVGGAPQQMGGMVQHHQFQQLPTGGGMMNASPQQQQPPSVQQLQHPNSLPPYVQRPTGSSPLSQSMGKPGMAPASLPPQQSNPGQSNFSPQQPSGPPAAALEMALKIQRVAETQRQMAKQKSLQMNQGPGMMPPHALHQGPQTPNQMGINHPGAGMVAAQGMPAQAQTAVARAQMEQQQGIVGAGMPQQGVPQNLPPQVQMPQQAPQGGAQHQPPQQQQWASAGMPPQRMMGQMVHPGMGPTQQQQQVAQQQQLPPQQLPPQQQGHPGVINMMGGPGGHTGAGTGTGGLSQGALQDLLRTLRSPSSPLQQRQVLQILRSNPQLMATFIKQRAPRYFGRGGPGAGAGSAGPAIMDGQQVNMAGNAQPGMHMGQGPGMAPINPLQQQQQIQQRTIMGVNMQQQQQQQQQQPMAALQQQQQQQQSVMPGQGQNMSTLPPQFRELMRKHLQQQQQQQQQQQQQQQQQQQQQVGGHSQFQQQQQHGYLGQPGMTPQQPGQPQSGGLQQQQGGPQPGMQQNYSGSMQVALQQRVQLQMQQHNALSGHQGGDAGPGGVCGAGTLQQQQLQPPQGVSQPQPSQAMLQQALHQRLLQQQQHLGGGSPAQHNNPMSPQQQMSQSPHLQSQQLTTSLSNQVRSPQPSPRPQSQPPNSSPSPRMQPQPSPHRISPQTQTGSPHPGHLPQHHTGMVIPPPPQQPPQQQANSLDQGQFGSDQNTMLSQLSGMGALHGQGPNDMLAGNNQDLGTNINHSSLDLM; encoded by the exons ATTTTGGCTCCCTCTTGGACCTGGAGCATGACCTCCCTGATGAGCTCATCAGCTCCTCAGAGCTGGGCTTAGCTAACGGAGGAGACCTGGGGCAGCTACAGAGCACCCTGGGTGGCGGAGCGGCAGGAGGCATGCATGGAGGAGTTGGCGGGCAGGATGCAGCAGCCAAGCACAAACAGCTCTCTGAGCTCCTCCGGTCTGGTGCACCACCTGTAGGACCTCAGCAGCAGGGAAGCAGTCCAGCAGGGGCCTCTGTAGGGCTTTTGGCAAGTTTAAACACATCTCAGGGGGCCCAGAGCATGGTACCTCAAGGCCAGCAACACCTATCGCCACAGCAGGCCAACCTGATGCAGCAGCAACAGATGGCTGGCATGGTGGGCAGCATGAACAGAACCATGCTTGGACCTCAGAAAGGCAATGGTCAGCAACAACCTGGGGGGCCTATGCCTCAGCAGCAAGGCATGATGGGCAGTCAGCTGATGAATGGTTCACCCAGAATGGGGTACCCCAATCCAAGCATGGGCAGCAGCAATAACCTGCTGGCAGAATCATTGCAGCAGCAGGCAGCAGGAAGCCAGGGAGGACTTCGAACACAGCAGCCAGGAGCACTGAAcaag ATGGGTATAATTGGAGGTGCAGGCCCCTATGGAGGCCCCTACAGTCAGAACACAGGGCAGGGTCTGGGTGGTGCAGGGCTGGCCCCGCAGCTCATGAACAAACCAGGTATGCCCAACAGCCTGGCCCAGTTCAATATGGACAAAAAACCCCAGCCTATACCTGGCATGCCAACCATG GCTCCCCAACAGTCCCCAGCAGGTGGTGCTGGACCGGGATCTCAAGCTGTAATGGTACCTAATGCTCAGGCAGGGCTTGGGCCTGCGTCAGTGGCAGGTGTCCCTCCAACAGCTGATCCAGAGAAGCGCAAACTCATACAACAGCAGCTGGTACTCCTGCTCCATGCACACAAGTGTCAACGGAGGGAGCAGGCTAATGGGGAGGTACGCCAGTGCAACCTGCCCCACTGCCGCACCATGAAAAATGTCCTCAACCATATGACACACTGCCAAGCTGGCAAGTCCTGCCAGG TGGCACACTGTGCGTCATCAAGACAGATCATTTCGCACTGGAAAAACTGCACGAGGCACGACTGCCCTGTTTGTCTGCCACTGAAGAATGCAGGAGACAAGAGGAAtcagcagt CCCTGCTTGGCTCAACAAGTGTCGGTTTAGGCACTGCTTTGGGTACCAATCCAGGTCCACACAGTGCTCCCAATCTCAACACACCAGGCCCAATAGACCCCAGCTCCATTGAGAGGGCTTATGCAGCTCTGGGCCTCACCTACCAGGGTAACCAGGCGCCCTCCCAGCCTTCCCAGCAAACACCTCGGCAACTCACGAtgg GTGGGAACCCCATTGGTGTGAATGGTGCAGTTGGTGTCCAGTCTCAGAATCAGCAGTCTAATCTTCTTCAAGATACAATGCTGCATCTAAATATGAATTCTCAGAA TCTGATTAATGACAACAGTGGTATGGGCAATGTGGGCTCCATGCCTGTGGCCACTCCAGCTGCTGGTCCTGGCATGAGGAAGGGTTGGCATGAAGACATCACTCAAGATCTAAGGAACCACCTTGTACATAAACT TGTCCAAGCCATCTTCCCTACGCCAGACCCAGCTGCACTGAAGGATCGGCGCATGGAGAACCTTGTGGCTTATGCTCGTAAAGTAGAGGGGGATATGTATGAATCTGCTAATAACAGG GCAGAATACTATCACTTACTGGCAGAAAAGATCTATAAGATCCAGAAGGAACTGGAGGAGAAACGCCGAACACGGCTGCAGAAGCAGGGCATGATGTCAGCTCAGAGTGTAATGCCTCCCACAGGCATGCCGCAGGGTTCCCCTGGCATGGTCCAACCACCAGGGCCACCTACAGGACTTCCTCCAA ATGGCCCTCTCTCAGATCCGTCAATAGTACGTCCTAGTGGACCAACACAGATGGGGAGCAGGATGCAGAACCCTGCTG GAATGAAtccatttaatcaaatgccagCCATGAACCAGAGGTCTACACCACCTCTTTCATCCCTCAACCAG ATGAATATGGGCCCTTCAAGGATGGCACCGCCGAATGTAGGTCAAATGCAGAATCAGTACCTACCTGGCCAATTTCCAGGTTCAAGTCCTATTCTTGGCTCTGGTCCTGTTGGTATGGCACAGCCTGGGACTCAGGGTGGTATGGCCCAG CAGGGACCCATGTCCAACCCACCATCTCTTCCTGCCAGCAGTCCTTTAGCCCAGTCTGTTTCAGCTGGAGGTGTGGGCGGTGCGGGCTCAGTGGGCTCTTTAGGGCCAAACAGTGTGGTTGGTGTACCCCCATTGCCTACACCTTCTCAGTCTATGAACCTTCCGCACTGTCCACCCGTACGACAGAGCTCTCCTTCTCCAGCACGCAGCCGCACACCCACTCCACACCTTACACCACCTCCAAGCCTCACAGGCTCACAGACTCCCCAACCCCATACTCCCAGCCTGCCTCTTTTGGCTCCAGGTGCCGGTCAGCAGCAGTTACCTCAGCCTGCAATCTCTGACAAAGCCATACAGCACCAGCAACAACCATTAGGAGGGACATCTTCAGCAACACCCAACCCTGTTCTTGTACCCCAGCATCCGCCCACTCCT TTGTCTCAAAAGGGTTCGTTGTCAGTAGATGGCCAAGCTACCACTCCTGCCTCTGTCAGCAGTGCTGATGCCTCCTCCCAGCAAATTCCTTCAGATGGCACTGCCCCTCTTCAGCCTAAGAAGGAGGTCAAGCAAGCAGAAGAGGAGGAAAATGAGGAGGAAGGGGATGAGTCAATGAAGGGAGGAAGGACTGGAAAAAAAGGAGACATAAAAACTGAGGAAAAGGCTGAG ATGGAAGAGCCATCAGACGAAGGATCCAAATGTGCTCTCATGGAAACGTCCACAGAGTCAGGGGAAGACAGAAAGCCAATGATAAAAACTGAGCCTAAAGAGGATGTAGGTTCAGGGTCCACTGGCACACAATGCTCTCACACTGGAACgccaaataaaaagaaaa TTTTCAAGCCTGAGGAACTGAGGCAGGCCCTGATGCCAACACTGGAATCTCTCTATCGTCAAGACCCTGAGTCGCTTCCCTTTCGTCAGCCTGTGGATCCATCACTCTTGGGAATACCT GATTACTTTGATATAGTGAAGAATCCCATGGACTTGTCTACTATCAAACGGAAACTTGACACAGGCCAGTATCAGGAGCCATGGCAATATGTGGATGACATATGGCTCATGTTCAACAACGCCTGGCTTTACAACCGCAAGACCTCACGAGTCTACAAGTACTGCTCCAAACTGGCTGAGGTGTTTGAGCAGGAGATTGACCCAGTCATGCGGAGCCTTGGCTATTGCTGTGGGAGAAAG ttGGAGTTCTCCCCTCAAACTCTCTGCTGCTATGGGAAGCAGCTATGCACTATACCACGAGATGCTGCTTACTTTAGTTACCAGAACAG GTACCACTTCTGTGAGAAGTGTTTCAACGAGATCCAGGGTGAGAGCGTGTCTTTGGGAGATGACCCTACCCAGCCTCAGGC GTCCATCAACAAAGAACAgtttgaaaaaaagaagaatgacACACTTGACCCTGAATT GTTTGTGGAATGTATGGACTGTGGACGGAAAATGCATCAGATATGTGTTCTGCACAATGACACTATTTGGCCTTCAGG ATTTGTGTGTAATGGTTGTCTGAAAAAGTCAAACAAGAACCGTAAAGAGAATAAATATGCTGCTAAAA GGCTGCCACAAACTAAACTGGGCATCTTCTTGGAAACAAGAGTGAATGATTTTCTGAAGCGCCAGAGCCACCCAGAGTCTGGTGACATCACTATTCGTGTTGTTCATGTTTCTGATAAGGTGGTAGAAGTCAAACCAGGAATGAAGTCCAG GTTTGTGGACAGTGGTGAAATGGCAGAGTCTTTCCCATATAGATCAAAAGCTCTTTTTGCTTTTGAGGATATTGATGGTGCAGATGTGTGCTTTTTTGGCATGCATGTACAGGAGTATGGTTCAGACTGTCCACCTCCCAATCAAAG ACGGGTATACATATCCTATCTGGACAGTGTTCACTTTTTTCAGCCACGCTGTTTCAGGACAGCAGTCTACCATGAGATTTTGATTGGCTATCTGGAGTATGCCAAAAGATTAGG GTTTACCACAGGTCATATTTGGGCCTGCCCACCCAGTGAGGGTGATGACTACATTTTCCACTGTCACCCTGCCGACCAGAAGATACCCAAACCAAAACGTCTGCAAGAGTGGTATAAGAAAATGCTTGATAAAGCTGTTGCAGAGCGCATTATTCATGATTATAAA GACATCTTCAAGCAAGCAACAGAGGATCGCCTCACTAGTGCCAAAGAGCTGCCCTATTTTGAGGGTGACTTTTGGCCCAACGTGCTAGAAGAGAGCATTAAGGAATTGGAAcaggaagaagaggagagaaaacgGGAGGAGAACAGTACTTCCAGTGAAAGTGTAGAT ATAACAAAGGGTGATAGCAAAAATGCTAAGAAAAAGAACAATAAGAAGACCAGCAAGAACAAGAGCAGTCTGAGCCGAGCCAACAAAAAGAAACCAGGGATGCCGAATGTGTCCAATGACCTGTCGCAGAAGCTCTATGCTACAATGGAAAAGCACAAAGAG GTGTTCTTCGTTATCCGGCTGATAGCTGGACCAAATTCCAATGCTCTTCCACCTATAATTGACCCGGATCCCTTAATGGCCTGTGACTTAATGGATGGGAGAGATGCATTTCTGACTTTGGCACGTGACAAGCACCTGGAGTTCTCTTCGCTGAGGCGCTCCAAATGGAGTTCCATGTGTATGCTGGTAGAACTACACAACCAGAGCCAAGACCGTTTTGTCTACACCTGCAATGAATGCAAGCATCATGTTGAGACCCGCTTTCACTGTACTGTTTGTGAG GACTATGACCTTTGCATCACCTGCTACAAAACAAAGGGTCATGAGCACAAGATGGAGAAACTTGGTCTGGGTCTGGATGATGAAAGTAACAACCAGGCTGCATCCTCCATGCAGAGTCCTGGAGACTCACGCCGTCTCAGCATCCAGCGTTGCATCCAGTCTCTAGTACATGCCTGCCAGTGCCGCAACGCCAATTGTTCACTTCCATCATGTCAAAAGATGAAACGTGTTGTTCAGCACACAAAGGGCTGTAAGCGCAAGACCAATGGTGGTTGCCCTATCTGTAAGCAGCTAATTGCACTTTGCTGTTATCATGCTAAACACTGCCAAGAGAACAAGTGTCCTGTGCCATTCTGTCTCAACATCAAGCAGAAACTACGTCAACAGCAGCTCCAGCACAGAGTTCAGCAGGCCCAAATGTTACGGAGAAGGATGGCCAGTATGCAAAGAACAGGCCAGCCACCTATTGGTGGAAATGGAAGTCTGCCATCACCTGGGAACAATGGTAACACAGGCCCTGGCACGCCCACACCAAATAGTCAACCTCCCACACCACAGACACCTACGCCACAGTGTCCACCACCTGTACCCCAGGCTGGGGTTGGTGGCGCTCCACAGCAGATGGGAGGAATGGTTCAGCATCATCAGTTCCAGCAGCTGCCTACAGGTGGGGGAATGATGAACGCGTCACCGCAGCAGCAACAACCACCTTCAGTACAGCAACTTCAGCATCCTAACAGCCTTCCTCCGTATGTGCAGAGACCTACAGGCTCCTCCCCGCTCTCTCAGTCTATGGGGAAACCAGGTATGGCTCCAGCCAGCCTGCCTCCACAACAGTCAAACCCAGGGCAGTCAAACTTTTCCCCGCAGCAACCCTCTGGCCCTCCTGCTGCTGCCCTAGAAATGGCCTTAAAGATTCAGCGAGTGGCTGAGACTCAAAGGCAGATGGCTAAACAAAAGAGCCTCCAGATGAATCAGGGACCAGGTATGATGCCACCACATGCTTTGCATCAGGGACCTCAGACTCCGAACCAGATGGGAATTAACCATCCTGGAGCTGGAATGGTGGCAGCCCAAGGAATGCCAGCACAAGCTCAGACAGCTGTCGCCAGGGCACAGATGGAACAGCAGCAGGGTATAGTAGGAGCAGGCATGCCACAACAAGGAGTGCCTCAAAACCTTCCTCCTCAAGTGCAGATGCCACAGCAAGCACCACAGGGTGGAGCTCAGCATCAACCTCCACAACAGCAGCAGTGGGCTTCTGCTGGCATGCCTCCTCAGCGAATGATGGGCCAGATGGTTCATCCAGGAATGGGTCcaacccagcagcagcagcaggtggCTCAACAGCAGCAGCTTCCTCCACAGCAGCTTCCTCCACAGCAACAGGGACATCCTGGAGTGATTAATATGATGGGTGGACCAGGTGGGCATACAGGTGCAGGGACTGGAACTGGAGGTCTCTCTCAAGGTGCCTTGCAAGATCTCCTGAGAACTCTGCGGTCCCCCAGTTCACCTCTTCAGCAACGACAGGTCCTGCAGATACTGCGTTCAAATCCTCAACTTATGGCAACCTTCATCAAGCAACGTGCACCCAGGTACTTTGGGCGAGGTGGGCCCGGAGCTGGAGCTGGAAGTGCTGGTCCAGCAATCATGGATGGGCAGCAGGTAAATATGGCTGGTAATGCTCAGCCAGGTATGCATATGGGGCAAGGGCCAGGTATGGCCCCAATTAATCCGctccaacagcagcagcagattCAACAGCGTACCATAATGGGAGTGAatatgcagcagcagcagcagcagcagcagcaacaacctATGGCTGctttgcagcagcagcagcagcagcagcaaagtGTTATGCCAGGTCAAGGCCAAAACATGTCAACTTTACCTCCCCAGTTCAGAGAATTGATGAGGAAACATttacaacaacagcagcagcagcagcagcagcagcaacagcagcaacagcagcagcaacagcagcaggtGGGTGGGCACAGTCAGTtccagcagcaacagcagcatgGTTATCTTGGTCAGCCTGGCATGACTCCTCAGCAGCCTGGTCAACCTCAGTCAGGTGGTCTCCAACAGCAGCAGGGAGGACCCCAGCCTGGAATGCAGCAGAATTACTCAGGATCCATGCAGGTTGCTCTGCAGCAGAGGGTGCAGCTCCAGATGCAGCAGCACAATGCTTTGAGTGGGCACCAAGGGGGTGACGCAGGACCTGGAGGTGTTTGTGGAGCAGGTACGCTTCAACAGCAGCAGCTGCAACCCCCGCAAGGTGTCTCTCAGCCTCAGCCATCCCAGGCCATGCTTCAGCAAGCACTGCACCAGAGGctcctccagcagcagcagcacctagGTGGTGGGTCTCCTGCCCAGCACAACAATCCAATGAGCCCTCAACAGCAGATGTCCCAATCTCCCCATTTGCAAAGTCAGCAGCTGACCACTTCCCTTAGCAATCAGGTGCGGTCACCGCAGCCATCTCCACGGCCCCAGTCTCAGCCACCCAACTCTAGCCCGTCTCCGCGCATGCAGCCCCAGCCTTCTCCACACCGCATCTCTCCCCAAACCCAAACGGGCTCCCCACACCCAGGTCACCTTCCCCAGCACCACACTGGCATGGTGATTCCACCACCTCCACAGCAGCCACCACAGCAGCAGGCTAATTCTTTGGACCAAGGTCAATTTGGGTCAGACCAGAACACTATGCTTTCACAGCTTAGTGGAATGGGGGCCCTACATGGGCAAGGGCCTAATGACATGCTGGCTGGCAACAACCAAGACCTGGGGACAAATATTAATCACAGCTCATTAGATTTAATGTAG